The genomic region AGGCCCCCGCCCTCGATGGCCGCTGACCGGATGCGCTCGGCTATGGTTTCCCAGCGTGCGCGCGGCGAGGGCAGGCGGTTGTACTCAGGGCTGCTCCGCCAGCGCCGGGCGACCGGGTGACCGAGCCGGGCTGCCTCTGCCAGATAGGACTCGGCCCGTTCGAAATTCTCGATAATGCCGCACAGCCGGTAGCTGCCCAGCACCGCGCCGGTTCCGTAGATGATGGCGAGGTTGAAATAGGCGTCTTCATCATTGCGCCGGGCCGCCGTTTCCAGCCATTCCAGCGCCAGATCGGTATTCTGCTCCACGCCCAGCCCGGTGGCGTACATGATGCCGAGTGTGTTCTGCACGCTGGCTTCGCGCGCCGTCTGGGCCGCATGGCAGATCAATAGCGTGGTCTGGCGGGGGGTGAGGGCGCCGGTCTCGTCAAAGCCCAGCTCGCGCTGGAAACCGCGCACCGCCTCGCGTGTTTCGGGGCCGTAATAGCCGTCTACCGGCCCGGAATGGTAGCCCAGCGAGGTCAGCGCACGCTGGCGCAGGGAGAGGCGTATCACTTCGCCAACCCCGTCCGGGCCGAAGCGTGATATCCGCCGCAGGCTGGAACCGTCCGGGGAGCTCTGGCACTGCACGGTATGCGCCTGCAGCCGCCGCTGGGCCATCAGCGACGCCTGCGCGCCAAAATGGCGTCCCCAGTCCGATGCACGCCGCCAGTTTTGCATGGCAAGGTCCAGCGCGGTCTGGACAGGTTCGTAATCATTATGGCGCAGATAGGTATAGCCGTCGCGGAAACCGCCGGGGCAGAACCCGTCATACTCGCTGTCCCATACGCACTGTATGTCGGTGCGGGCGAGCTCTGCATCGCCCAGCAGCAGCCAGTAGCGCGCGCCTTCGGCATATAGCCGGGCGGCATTCTCCCGCGACATGCATTCATAATAGTCGCGGCTGACATCGACATAGAGGGCCGCGCGTGGCCGGTGAGGGTCGCCATCCTCAAAACCGCACATGTCCCAGCGCACATACCAGGGCCGGGGCGGATAGGTGCCACCCAGCGGGGTAACGGGTTCCCGGCAGCCGCCGGGGGAGGGGTTGTAAATGGCCTGCTGCACCCTGGCGGTGTCCCGCGGAGGCAGGAACTGCATCAGATTGGTCAGCGACAGGGGGCGCCGCTCCACCTCCAGCAGCCGGTAAATGATTAGCTCGGCTTCCGGTGACAGGCCGCCCCTTCCGCCGAGTGAAATAAGCTGGTCCCTCACACACGCGCAGTTGATTGTGGCCCGTTCGCGCTGGCGCAGCGAACCCACCGATCGGCCATAGGAGGGTAGCCGGCCCAGCACTTCCGGGCCTGGTGTGCGGTGGGATGCAAACCTGTTGTGCGATCCGGCATAGCGGGATGGAATCTGAATGGGATCGGCGCTGAACGCGCTGTGCTGAAGGTCGCCGAACTGCGTGAACTGACCCTCGCGCCGGCAGGCATCCTCTACCGCCGTACCGAGGAGAAAGCGGTCAATCTGGCACTGCTTGAAACTGCCGGGCCGGTCGCTGCACGGCCACATCACATAGCCCGCGATCACGACAATGACGAGCAGGACGACAACCGACAACAGCACGACCATGGGACTGACCGGGTCGTCCTGCCGCCGCGAATACCGGGAATCACCCTCCCTCGACATTGTGCTCGTTACTCCCCTCGCGGCTACCGTAGCCGACCTTTCCCCTCAGCCCGCACACGGTAATCATCTGTTAACCATAGCGGTGCGGGCCTTCATCTGAAAGTGGAAACGCACCAGGTTTGCATCTGATCCAAAAAATTAACCATAAAGCCAGCCGCTAGCGCCGGTAGATGCGAGAGGCGAGCTGGTTTATCAGCATATGATGCAGGACGATTCAGCCCACACAGCCCGCCGCGCGCTCGAAACGCAGCTTCCCGACGTGCATCGGCGGGTGTCAGCCATTGATGTGCGCAAGGGTGTAGCCACCGTGGTGCTTGCGCCGCCGGAGGATGCGGGCGGCACCGATGAAGCTGGTGTCCGCACCGCGGTCGAGGCCGCACTGCTGGGCGTTGCGGGTATTGAGCGGGTCAGGGTCATCGTTGAGAGCGAGCGTCAGTCTGCGCCTGCCGCGAGACGCAGCGAGCCTGCGCCGTTCAAGCCGCCCGCACCGGTGATTATCGCCGTCGGTTCCGGCAAGGGCGGGGTCGGCAAATCCACGATCGCGGCCAATCTGGCCGGAGCCTGCGTGCGCCAGGGACTGCGCACCGGGCTGGTGGACGCCGATGTGTTCGGACCCAGCGCGCCGCGCCTGTTCGGCCTCACGGATGCACCGGGCCTGCGCAAGACCGATGCCGGTATCGAGCCGTTGCGCGCGCATGGCGTGAAGCTGGTCTCCACCGGTTTTCTGGTCGGTGAGCGTGAGCCGGTTGTCTGGCGCGGCCCGATGGTGACGGGCGCAATCCGTCAGTTCCTGACGGAGGTGAACTGGGACGGCGGCGATGGCCCGCTGGACGTTCTCATTATCGACATGCCGCCCGGCACCGGCGATGCCCAGCTCGCCATCGCGCAAGGCGTGCCAATCAGCGGCGCGGTGATTGTATCGACCCCGCAGACCGTGGCGCTGGACGATGCGCGCAAGGCGATGGCCCTGTTTGAACGCACCGAGATTCCGGTGCTCGGCATGATCGAGAATATGAGCTTCTTCCTGTGTCCGCATTGCGGGGAGGGAAGCGAGATTTTCGGGCGCGGCGGTGCGCGCGCCGAAGCCGGGCAGATGGGCATTCCGTTTCTGGGCGAGATACCGCTTCACCCGTCCTTGCGGGTTGCCAGCGATGAAGGCCGGTTGGTGGCGCTGGAAGACGGGCCGCTGGCCGGAGCGTTCGAGCGCGCCGCCAGCGCCATGCTGGAGACGGCCCGGACGGCGAACCGCCCGGCACCGGAGATCGTGTTCGAGGATTAGCTCCTACCAGTCCAGCACCTGCAGGAACACTTGTACATCGGCAGCCGTCTCGGCCGGGTATTCCTCCATCAGCATGTGGCCTGCACCATCATAGGTGATGAGGCGGGCACCCGGCATCGCATCGACAAAGCGCGGGCCGTGGCTGGCCGGGACGACGGTGTCAGCTGTTCCCCACAATATGAGGGCTGGGGCGTCTATCGTGGCGAGCAAGGGCTCTGGATCCGGCAGGGTGAATTGCTGCAGCCGGGCAATGAGGGCTTCACCGACGCCGGGCTGGCGCATCATCTGGCCGATCTGGGCGATACGGTCCTCGGTCAGGCGTGACGGATCGCCGTATAATGTCTGCGTGGCCATGCGCACGCCGGCATCCGGCGCGAGGCGCAGGTACAGCTGCACAGGTAGCGGCACCTCCACCGGCTCATCGCCGACATTATTGATAGAATAGCCGCCAGGGCTTACCAGAACGAGGCCAGCCACGCGATCGGGGTTGGCGGCGGCATAGCGCCATGACACCAGCCCGCCCAGCGAATTGCCGCCGATGGCAAACCGGTCCAGCTCCAGCGTGTCCAGAAGTTCCGCCACTTGCGCAGCCGTATCCTCGTTGGAATAGGCGCCATCAGGATGCGGGCCGGTGACGCCGTGGCCCGGCAGGTCAAAACGGATGATCCGGTAGTCACCGGACAGCGCCTCGGCCCAGCCGTCAAAGCTCTCCAGAGAGTGCGAAAAGCCGTGGATCAGGACGATGGCAGGCGCGCCTGCAGGGCCGTCCTCGCGCACCCGCCAGTTCAGCCCTGCGGCCTCTACGGTGCGTTCGCCAGCGGCAGGCTCGGGCGGCGGGGCCGGCTCAGGGGTTCGCGTCAGCCAGACAAAGGCGGCAATGGCCACCACCGCCAGCAGGATCAGAATGCCAAGAAGTGTCAGCAGAAATCCGCGCATCGCCCTTACTCCCCTGTTTTCGTCTATCAGCTCAGCCGTGCCAGCAGGCCATCAATGGCGGCGCGTGCAGGCGGCTCGGTCAGCAGGGGCGCATGGCCCACGCGCGGTATCTCCACCCCGGTGAAGTCCGGATGGCGCGCCTTCATCTTTTCAAAGCCCTCACGTGAGAGCAGGTCGGAGATCGCGCCGCGCACCACGACCAGCGGCACAGGGGTCAGCGCATCATAAAGCGGCCACATGTCTGGCGGCAGGGCGCGGTCGGGCTGGCGGAAGGGCTCGGCAATCGCCGGATCATAGTCCAGCTCCACCCGCCCGCTTTCCAGTTCCCGGCACGTGCGCCGGGCAAAGGCCAGCCAGAAGTCTTCGCCCGTCTCGTCGGGGAAGGCATCGCCATTGACCGCGCGGATGGCGTCGGCGGCCTCGTGCCAGTTCTCAAATGCGCTGGTGGTGCGGCCGACATAGCCCGCGATGCGATCAAGCCCCGCCGGGTCCAGCTCCGGCCCGATATCGTTGATAAGGGCGCCAGCCAGCAATTCGGGGCGCTTTGCAGCGAGGATCATGGTCATGATCCCGCCCATCGAAGTGCCAAGCGAGATCACCTTGTCGATCCCTTCGCTCTTCAGAAGGCCCAGCACGTCATTGACATAGACTTCCGGGTTATAGCTGTCCGGCGGGGTGCCCCGATCAGACAGGCCCCGCCCGCGCACATCCACCGCGATCACGGTGTGACCCATCGCGGCAATGCGCGGGGAAACCTCCTCGAAATCGCGGCTATTGCGCGTCAGCCCGTGCAGGCAGAGCACGGGAAGCTTGCCGCTCTGGCCACCTTCATAACGCCGGTAGGCGGTGCGGATGCCGTCAGGCGCCGTGAAATAATGCTGTGAGAACACGCTCATGCCTTGGTCGCTCCGCCATTCTTTTGCGCCCGTGAGCGCTCCTGAAGATATAATATGCCGGCCGCGATGAAGCCGGGCATGCGCTCGTGCACGCTGGCAATATCCGAGGATTTGCATAAGCCCTTCGACAACACGTCAATCCGGCCGGTCTGGGCGAAGGTCAGGACCAGCACGCCTGACAGGAAATGATAGCTCCAGAACAGGTCTTCCTCCGTGCAGTCCGGGATTTTCGGGCGCAGCGCTTCGAGAAAGCGGATCACGATGGGATCGAAATACTTGTTCATCACCGCCGCGCCCCATTCGGGCGTGTTGGTGATCTGGCCGATCAGCGCGAAATAGCTTTTCCATCCCGGCCCGCCATTGGCGGTACGGTCCAGCAGCGGATGGGTGAAGGCATTGATGATCTCCTCCACCGTCGGGCCATCGGGGCCTGCATTGGCCTCCAGCTCTTCGAGCTCTTTCAGGCGGATGGCGTTCAGCTCGGTGGCGCGGCGCAGCAGCACCTCGTCGAAAAGCTCGCGCTTGCCGCCAAAATAATAGGTGACGAGTGCCGGGTCGGCGCCTGCCTTGCGGGCAATCTCGCGCACCGTGACGGCGTGAAAACCGGTCTCGGCGAACAGCGATTCGGCGGCGTCCAGCAGCGCGGCGCGGGTCTTCTCGCCTCGGCGGTTTTGCGGGCGGGTTTTTGTACGTGTGGCCATGGCACGACTTTTAGCCGGTTCACCGCGCGCGTCGATGGCAATCTGTTGCCGCATGGCATCACTCCTCAGCTCGTGACTCGCTTCGAGTGTGATACCAATTGACATTTCATTCAACGTTGAAAGTAATTCGACGCGAGACGCTTGGCATGGATCAGGCGCCAGATGATTCGATTGGGAGGATCACCATGAAAACGAAACTGCGCACATTTGGTGTGGCCGCTGCGCTTGCCGGCGTGTCCCCGCTTGCATTCATGACACCCGCCGCCCTGGCTCAGGAGACGGGTGCCGCACCCGGCACCGAGATCATCACGGTTACGGCCCGCCGCCGCGAGGAGTCGCTCCAGGACGTACCGGTTTCGGTTACCGCCTATTCCGGTGCCCAGCTGGAGCAAATTGGCGCACAGGACATCACCGTCATCGCCCAGACGACGCCGAACGTGACCCTGGAAGTGTCACGCGGCACCAACACCACGCTGACTGCCTTCATCCGCGGCATTGGCCAGCAGGACCCGGTGGCGGGCTTTGAAGCGGGCGTCGGCCTTTATGTCGATGATGTGTATCTGAACCGTCCGCAGGCCGCCGTGCTCGACATTTTCGATGTGGAACGCATCGAGGTGCTGCGCGGCCCGCAGGGCACGCTCTATGGCCGCAACACGGTCGGTGGCGCGGTGAAATATGTGACCCGCCGCCTGTCTGACGAGCCGACCTTCTCCGCGCGCGTCAATGTCGGCTCCTATAACCAGTTCGACACGATCCTGTCCGGCTCCGCCCCGCTGTCTGACACCTTCCGGGTGGGCGGTGCCATAGCGCGCTACACCCGTGACGGCTTCGGGACCAATCTCTTCACCGGCGCCGACAACTATAACAAGGATGTGTGGGCGGGCCGCATCTCGGCCGAGTTCGAGCCCAATGATTCCATCTTCGTGCGCCTTGCCTATGACCGGGTTGAGGACAGCTCCAACCCGCGCGGTGGTCACCGCCTGCTGCCTGGCGCGCTTTCCGGTGCTCCGGTGCTCGACAATGTGTTCGACACCCGCGCGGGCCTTGATGTGGTGCGCCAGCAGGTTGAAGGCGAAGGCGTTTCATTGTCGGCGGACTTCCGCCTGAACGATATGTGGACGTTGCGCTCGATCACGGCTTACCGCGAGGACAGCTCCACCACGCCGATCGACTTTGACTCGCTTCCCGCAGCCGACCTTGACGTGCCGGCTATCTATGAGAACGAGCAGTTCAGCCAGGAATTCCAGCTGCTCTATTCGGGCGACCGGATGGACGGGATTATCGGCTTCTACTATCTCGACGCCACTGCCTCGACGGTGTTCGACGTGCTGCTAGGCACGACTGGCACCCTTCTCAGCCTTCCCGGACTGAATGCCCAGACATTTGGCAATGTCGAGACCGATACCTGGTCGGTTTTTGCCGATTTCACCTATGACCTGACCCCGGAATGGTCACTCTCGGTTGGTGGGCGCTACACCCACGACGAGCGGTCCTCGCGCGTGCTGCGCCGGACCTATATTGGCGGCTTCTCCGAGTTCTTTGGCGGCAACCCGACGCTGATCCAGACGACCTCGGACTTTGAAGGCTCCGAGAGCTGGAGCGATTTCAGCCCGCGCGTCTCGATCGCCTACCGGCCCTCGCCGGAGCACAATTTCTACGCCAGCTTCTCGCAAGGCTTCAAAGGCGGCAGCTTTGATCCGCGCGGCCAGACCTCGGTTGCGGTAGCAGCCGGTATCGACGTGTTCGAGTTCATGCGCTTCAACCCGGAAACGGTGGACGCGTATGAGGCAGGCTGGAAATTCACCGGACCGCGCTACCGTCATGCGCTCGCTGTCTTCTATAATGATTATACCGATGTGCAGGTGCCCGGCTCTATTGGCCAGGACACGACCGGCGATGGCATTGCCGACACGTTTACCGGCGTGACCACCAATGCCGGCGCGGCCACGATCTGGGGCGTCGAGTATGAAGGCAATCTGGCTCTTGCCGAGGACGCTTTCGTGCAGGGCGACTCCTGGAACTTCAATTGGGCTGTTGGCTATATCAACGCGCAATATGACCAGTTCATCAATGCGCTTGGCGTTGATGTTTCCGATACTGCCGTCGTTCAGAATACGCCCGAATGGATGGCGTCCGGCACGCTGGCCTATAACGTGCCGCTGGCCGGTGGCGACCTGTCGGTCATCAACACGCTGGCCTATCGCGGTTCCTACAGCCAATTCGAGTTTGTTGGTCCGCTTGACCAGGATGCCTACACGCTCTGGAACGCCTCCATGGTGTGGAACTCCGGTGACGGCCGTTGGCAGGCGGGCCTGCATGGCCGCAACCTGACCGACGAGCGCTACAGAGTGTCCGGATACGACTTCGTTACGGCGACCACGCTGGGCCTCGAAGGCAACCTGACCGCCTTCTACGGCGATCCGCGTACCGTCACGGCCACTTTCGCCTATCGGTTCTAGGCCGGGGGACGGCTGAGAAGACGCCGCCGGATGCTTTGCAGCTCCGGCGGCGTTTTTCTTTTGCACCCTGAGGCCAGCGGGTCACAATGCCATCAAGAGATGCTGACGCGATCAGCACGGAACCATTACCTGCCGGGGGATATTCCATGAGTGAGACGCTGCCGGGCGCGCCGGGTGTAGCCGCTGCGACCACCGTGCCCAAGCCGCCATCCAACCTGTATCGCGGGTATGTGATGGTGATGCTGTTCCTGGTCTATGCGTTCAACTTTCTCGACCGGCAGATCATCTCCATTCTCGCCATCCCGATCCGCGAGGAGCTGGGGCTGGACGACCGCCAGCTCGGCCTTCTGGGCGGCATTGCCTTTGCGCTGCTCTACTCGGTGCTGGGCGTGCCGATAGCCTGGCTGGCCGACCGCACCAACCGGGTATGGATCATCACCATCGCGCTGGGTGTCTGGAGCGGCTTTACCGCGCTGTGCGGCATGGCCCAGAATTTCTGGCAACTCTTTGCCGCGCGTGTAGGCGTCGGCGTGGGTGAGGCAGGCGGGGTGGCCCCGTCCTACTCCCTCATCGCCGACTATTTCCCGCCGCAGGCACGCGCCCGCGCGCTCGCCTTCTATTCGCTCGGCATTCCGCTTGGCAGCGCATTTGGCGTCATCGCAGGCGCGCAGATCGCCAGCGGCAATATCGGCGAGGGGCTGGACTGGCGCTGGGCCTTCATCATTGTCGGTCTTGCCGGCATCCTGCTCGCCCCGATCTTCCGCCTGACAGTGCGCGAGCCCGCGCGCGGCCAGCTGGATACGGTCAAGCTGGACGTCAAGGCAGCCAAGCCGAGCTTCTTTGCGGTCATCCGCGTGCTTCTGAAGAAGCCCGCCTTCTGGTTCCTCACCTTCGGCGCGGCCTGCTCGTCCATGATGGGCTATGGCGTTTTCTTCTGGGTGCCGAGCTTCCTGGCGCGCTCCTATGGGCTTGATCTCGTCACCACGGGCTGGATGTTCGGCGGCTTGCTGATTATCGGCGGTGCGGCAGGGATTATTCTTGGCGGCTTCATCTCCGACTGGGTCGGCAAGAAGTCCAAAGCCTGGTACGCGCTGGTGCCGGGCATCGCCTTCCTCTTCACCATGCCGTTCTACGCGGTGGGTGTGCTGGCGCCGAACGCGACGATTGCCTTCTTCGTCTTCATCATCCCGAACGCGCTGGCACTGGCCTGGCTGGGGCCGGTCCTGTCGGCCTTCCAGAATCTCGTGCCCGCATCGATGCGCACGGTGGCGTCATCGATCTTCCTGCTGATCAATAATCTCTTGGGGATCGGGGTGGGCATCTATGTGCTTGGCGAGCTGTCCACCCTGCTGGCGCCTGCCTTTGGCGATGAATCGCTGCGCTACTCGATCCTGATCGGCTCGTGCCTCTATCTGGTCGCGGCCGGCTTCATGTTCCTGGCGGCACGCTGGCTGCCGCGCAACTGGGAAGGTTAGGGCCTTATCGCCAGTCAGGCATGAAAAAGCCCCGGTGCGTCATGCTCCGGGGCTTTTTTCTGTTTCAGGCGCGGTGCGTTACGCGGCTTCAGATGTCTGCGTCTGCAGCGACTCCGCGAACACCTTGGCGACATCGTCGCGGGCGGTTTCGCCGCTGGCGGCAAACACCTCGCCATTCAGGGCAAGGGCCGCGTCGGCATCGCCGATTTCCTTGCCGGATACTTCGGCCAGCATGGCAAGAGCCTCGCCGGCAGCGAAGATGGGCCGGCCGCTGGCAAACATGTCTTGGACAAGCCGCAGCGCCGTATTGGAATCGTTCAATGCGTCGACTGCGCGCCGGCCGCCGGGAAGCACCAGCCCCGCGCCCTCATCAGCCGCTACATCGTCAAAACTGGTATCTACGACGAAGTTCATTTCCTCGCCGGTTTCCGTGCGGCCAGATACCAGTGCGCGGGCGCTGGAGGCGACCTTCAGCTTGTAGCCGGAGCGCTCGGCGGCGCTGGCCGCGGCGTTCAGGTCAGGCACGGAGAAGCCCGGAGCGGCAAGTGCCAGAATGGTGCCGGCCTCGCCCACACGGGCAATATCGATACGCGGTTCGCGATTGTGACGGTTGGGACGTTTTGATGGGGTCATGAATCCTCCTGGCCTCGCGCGCCCTCGCGCAAGGCTGCTTGTGAACAGAGATATGTGCGTAACGCTTAAGCTAGGGAGTCGATCCGGCAGATACAACGCCGCACCGCATCAAATCCTGTGACAAAATAGTGATGCAGGCGCGTATGACCGCATAAGAAAGCGCTCCTGCCCGGGGAACAGGAGCGATCACAGTATAAGAGGTTGGTCAGTCAGAAACTGCGCCTGCCATCAACATACGGTCTGGCACGCAATCAACAAAATAAATAATACCACTAGCGGCAATCGTTGTTGTCTATTGAGATGCCGCGGCCGGGCGCAGGGCCTTGTCGTTCGCTGCCGCGCTGAGCAACGCAGTGCCTGCGACGGCAGCGATGGAAATCCGCAAGGCAATCTCGCCGGAGATGGCGGTGAACATTGTCACAGCCCCGCCTACAACCAGGCAGACCACCAGCACAGGCAAGGCTGTCCGCCCGGTGCGGATGAAAACCTGCCGCGCGATGGCATCGCCCAGAATGTCCAGCTTCCAGCGCTGGCGGGCGAAAATCACGATCCATATCCACAAAATCGCGCTGACCAGCCAGACCCCGAACCCGATGCCCGAGGCGAGATAGCCAACGCCAAGACCCGCCCCGCCAATGAGGGTGAGAGCCTCTCCGCCCTGCCAGGCGATAATGGCAATGCCGTTCAGCCGCGTCATCAGGCGGATGATCTGGATACTGTCTTCCGGACTGCGCTGCCCTGCCATGCGCTGACCTCCCCCGTTGGCGGCCAGCGCGCAAGGAAACTCTTAAGCGAGGCGAATCTCGCGCAGCCGCTCCATAAGATACTCATGGGCGGTGATGGGCTGCAAATAGCGGTCGGGATTATCCGCGCTGACGCATTGCGGCAGGGTCTTGATCTCCACGTCCGGCGCGAAGTGCAGGAAGAAGGGCGTGGAGTAGCGTGAGAAGGCCATGCGCTCCGCGCTGGGGTTCACCACGCGGTGCGTGGTTGAGGGCAGGACATGGTTGGTCAGGCGTTGCAGCATGTCGCCCACATTGACCACCAGAGCGCCCGGCGGCGGGTTGATGGCCAGCCATTCGCCGGAGCGCGTCTTCACCTGCAGGCCCGCTTCCTCAGCGCCCAGCAGCAGGGTGATGACATTGATGTCCTCATGCGCGCCTGCGCGCACGCCGTCCGGCTCGCCTCTGACGGGCGGGTAGTGCAGGAGGCGCAGAATGGAATTGCCCTCGGCGACGCGTGCCTCGAACCAGTTTTCCGGCAAGTCCAGATGGCGCGCGATGGCTTTCAGCAGGATGCGGCCCATCGCGTCCAGCGCATCAAACAGATCGCGCGTTGTCTCGTCGAAGCTGGCGGGGTCACTGACCGGCACATTGGCAGGCATCACATCTGAATAGCGGTGACCCTCGGGCAGGTCGCGCCCCCGATGCCAGAATTCCTTCAGGTCTACAGCCGCGGCGCCCTTGGCCGCTTCCACGCCGAACGGCGTATAGCCGCGCTGCCCGCCGCCGCCGGGCTGGTGGTATTGCCGCTTGGTGTCGTCTGGCAGCGCGAAGAAGGCTTTTGTGTCGGCAATGGCGCGGTCGATCACGTCCTGATCGATCGTGTGATCGCTGACCACCGCAAAGCCGAACTCGCGGAAACTGCCGCACAGCGCATCGGCAAAGCCTTGCGGGTCGCGTGCAGCCTGCGCGAAAGAAACGGGCTTTATCAGGTCTTGCAGGATGGCGCTCATGGTCGGTCTACCAGCTTGGGAAAAGGGGCAGGGCATTTAGCGCGTCTTATGGCAGAGATGAAGGGCGCTTACCCTTGACGATGCAGCGATGACGGACAACTTGCCAGTCATAATCACGCGGCCCAATGTCGCGCGCCAAGCAAAAGGTGTCCCATGTCCCAATCCCCCATCGATGTATTTTACTGGCCGACGCCTAATGGCTGGAAGGTCACCATTGCGCTGGAGGAGATGGGCCTGCCTTACGTGATCCGGCCGGTGAATATCGGCGCGGGCGAGCAGTTCAGGCCGGAATTCCTTGCCATCAGCCCCAATAACCGCATGCCCGCCATTACTGATCCGGACGGCCCGGACGGCAAGCCGATCTCGATTTTTGAAAGCGGTGCGATCCTGCAATATCTCGCCCGCAAGACGGGCAAGTTCTACGGCGCCAATCCGCGCGAGCAGGCAGAGGTGGAGCAATGGCTCTACTGGCAGATGGGCGGGCTGGGGCCGATGGCAGGTCAGGCGCACCATTTCCGCTCCTACGCGAAAAAGATCGAACCGGACGAGACCAAGCTCGAATACGGCGCGAACCGCTACACCAATGAGGTGAACCGGCTTTATGGCGTGCTCGACCGGCGGCTTGCCGACCGCGAATACCTCGCCGGGCCATACTCCATCGCCGACATGGCGGCCTGGCCGTGGATACTGCCTGAGGGGCAGGGCCAGAATCTCGATGACTTCCCGAACCTGAAAGCCTGGGTGGAGCGGCTGAAAGAGCGCCCGGCTTTGCGCCGGGGCCGCGATGCAGGCAAGGAGCTGCGTTCCAACCTCGCCGAAGACTCCGAGGAAGCCAAAAAGGCCCGCGCGATATTGTTTGGGCAGAAGGCGCTTTAGGACCTCAGTTCTTCCATGTTGTCATGGCCCGGCTTGTCCGGGCCACCCATGCCTCTGGCCTTTGAACAACGGATTACTTGCAGGCCGCGTAGCGGCCTGAAAAGCGCGAACGCGCGCCCGCGACTAACTGTGCCCGCGTAGGCGGGTATTCGCGGAACATCGCAACGCGGACGCGTTGCGCAACCAACAGAGGCATGGGTCCCCCGCATGAAGCGGGGGATGACACCTTTCTGCAATACGTTGAAGCCTCCCGCCCGCCATGCTTGGATAGGGCGTGCGTAAGGGGGAAAGCGTGGCACGACGGGGATCGAGATACAGCCTTGAGAGGGTTCAGGCGCGCGCGCGGCGCGTGCGTCACCCGCGTGAAGCCGGATTGCCGCGGCGCCTGATATGGTGGGGCTGGCAGGCACTGGCGGCTCTCGCGCGCCCTGCCGTCTTTGCTGTTCTCGTGGCCTTGGCCGGCTTCTCGGCGTTTGACGGCATGCGCCATCTGAACCCTGTAGCCGATATGCCTGACCGCGCCGGACGCGTGAACGACGCCTTTGCCTCACTGGCGCCGGACGCGG from Glycocaulis abyssi harbors:
- a CDS encoding peptidoglycan-binding protein is translated as MSREGDSRYSRRQDDPVSPMVVLLSVVVLLVIVVIAGYVMWPCSDRPGSFKQCQIDRFLLGTAVEDACRREGQFTQFGDLQHSAFSADPIQIPSRYAGSHNRFASHRTPGPEVLGRLPSYGRSVGSLRQRERATINCACVRDQLISLGGRGGLSPEAELIIYRLLEVERRPLSLTNLMQFLPPRDTARVQQAIYNPSPGGCREPVTPLGGTYPPRPWYVRWDMCGFEDGDPHRPRAALYVDVSRDYYECMSRENAARLYAEGARYWLLLGDAELARTDIQCVWDSEYDGFCPGGFRDGYTYLRHNDYEPVQTALDLAMQNWRRASDWGRHFGAQASLMAQRRLQAHTVQCQSSPDGSSLRRISRFGPDGVGEVIRLSLRQRALTSLGYHSGPVDGYYGPETREAVRGFQRELGFDETGALTPRQTTLLICHAAQTAREASVQNTLGIMYATGLGVEQNTDLALEWLETAARRNDEDAYFNLAIIYGTGAVLGSYRLCGIIENFERAESYLAEAARLGHPVARRWRSSPEYNRLPSPRARWETIAERIRSAAIEGGGLFYLEWEDRHVRLPDIDLLPPGCLDAERFQGR
- a CDS encoding Mrp/NBP35 family ATP-binding protein → MMQDDSAHTARRALETQLPDVHRRVSAIDVRKGVATVVLAPPEDAGGTDEAGVRTAVEAALLGVAGIERVRVIVESERQSAPAARRSEPAPFKPPAPVIIAVGSGKGGVGKSTIAANLAGACVRQGLRTGLVDADVFGPSAPRLFGLTDAPGLRKTDAGIEPLRAHGVKLVSTGFLVGEREPVVWRGPMVTGAIRQFLTEVNWDGGDGPLDVLIIDMPPGTGDAQLAIAQGVPISGAVIVSTPQTVALDDARKAMALFERTEIPVLGMIENMSFFLCPHCGEGSEIFGRGGARAEAGQMGIPFLGEIPLHPSLRVASDEGRLVALEDGPLAGAFERAASAMLETARTANRPAPEIVFED
- a CDS encoding TetR/AcrR family transcriptional regulator gives rise to the protein MRQQIAIDARGEPAKSRAMATRTKTRPQNRRGEKTRAALLDAAESLFAETGFHAVTVREIARKAGADPALVTYYFGGKRELFDEVLLRRATELNAIRLKELEELEANAGPDGPTVEEIINAFTHPLLDRTANGGPGWKSYFALIGQITNTPEWGAAVMNKYFDPIVIRFLEALRPKIPDCTEEDLFWSYHFLSGVLVLTFAQTGRIDVLSKGLCKSSDIASVHERMPGFIAAGILYLQERSRAQKNGGATKA
- a CDS encoding alpha/beta fold hydrolase, which encodes MRGFLLTLLGILILLAVVAIAAFVWLTRTPEPAPPPEPAAGERTVEAAGLNWRVREDGPAGAPAIVLIHGFSHSLESFDGWAEALSGDYRIIRFDLPGHGVTGPHPDGAYSNEDTAAQVAELLDTLELDRFAIGGNSLGGLVSWRYAAANPDRVAGLVLVSPGGYSINNVGDEPVEVPLPVQLYLRLAPDAGVRMATQTLYGDPSRLTEDRIAQIGQMMRQPGVGEALIARLQQFTLPDPEPLLATIDAPALILWGTADTVVPASHGPRFVDAMPGARLITYDGAGHMLMEEYPAETAADVQVFLQVLDW
- a CDS encoding TonB-dependent receptor yields the protein MKTKLRTFGVAAALAGVSPLAFMTPAALAQETGAAPGTEIITVTARRREESLQDVPVSVTAYSGAQLEQIGAQDITVIAQTTPNVTLEVSRGTNTTLTAFIRGIGQQDPVAGFEAGVGLYVDDVYLNRPQAAVLDIFDVERIEVLRGPQGTLYGRNTVGGAVKYVTRRLSDEPTFSARVNVGSYNQFDTILSGSAPLSDTFRVGGAIARYTRDGFGTNLFTGADNYNKDVWAGRISAEFEPNDSIFVRLAYDRVEDSSNPRGGHRLLPGALSGAPVLDNVFDTRAGLDVVRQQVEGEGVSLSADFRLNDMWTLRSITAYREDSSTTPIDFDSLPAADLDVPAIYENEQFSQEFQLLYSGDRMDGIIGFYYLDATASTVFDVLLGTTGTLLSLPGLNAQTFGNVETDTWSVFADFTYDLTPEWSLSVGGRYTHDERSSRVLRRTYIGGFSEFFGGNPTLIQTTSDFEGSESWSDFSPRVSIAYRPSPEHNFYASFSQGFKGGSFDPRGQTSVAVAAGIDVFEFMRFNPETVDAYEAGWKFTGPRYRHALAVFYNDYTDVQVPGSIGQDTTGDGIADTFTGVTTNAGAATIWGVEYEGNLALAEDAFVQGDSWNFNWAVGYINAQYDQFINALGVDVSDTAVVQNTPEWMASGTLAYNVPLAGGDLSVINTLAYRGSYSQFEFVGPLDQDAYTLWNASMVWNSGDGRWQAGLHGRNLTDERYRVSGYDFVTATTLGLEGNLTAFYGDPRTVTATFAYRF
- a CDS encoding alpha/beta fold hydrolase, whose product is MSVFSQHYFTAPDGIRTAYRRYEGGQSGKLPVLCLHGLTRNSRDFEEVSPRIAAMGHTVIAVDVRGRGLSDRGTPPDSYNPEVYVNDVLGLLKSEGIDKVISLGTSMGGIMTMILAAKRPELLAGALINDIGPELDPAGLDRIAGYVGRTTSAFENWHEAADAIRAVNGDAFPDETGEDFWLAFARRTCRELESGRVELDYDPAIAEPFRQPDRALPPDMWPLYDALTPVPLVVVRGAISDLLSREGFEKMKARHPDFTGVEIPRVGHAPLLTEPPARAAIDGLLARLS